One stretch of Arachis hypogaea cultivar Tifrunner chromosome 20, arahy.Tifrunner.gnm2.J5K5, whole genome shotgun sequence DNA includes these proteins:
- the LOC140183251 gene encoding uncharacterized protein encodes MDDIDQSEIYDPSINSFSQVGSLIDHPLFLQSEIQGCLDVGDPNYECSICGACFWLSERVERDSTVNRPVFTVCCSKGKIQLPYLRKPPDLLYNLINGHDSIFAFTSLGGKVLDSVNDGSGPPQFIITGQNYHRIGSLLPDPGQKPKFAQLYIYDTQHEIMHRQGIFRQTSEIDKELITELLQMIDTHNVIAQLFRRVREFYQCHPSEIFSLKLYSHRKVDRRTYNTPSCDEVAALIVGDFDSSDHGRDIIVRSTTGQLQRIYKTHALYWPLQYSLLFPYGEDGYQLNIPYRGQQEGYVPGRRTRVSLREFICFRLQIREQEDGIIHKCRRLFQQFVVDCFTMIESQRLYEIRMKQSAIRGEVLQGIEEAMCRGDDEASSIGTRVILPSSFTGGRRYMFNRC; translated from the exons atggaTGATATAGACCAATCAGAAATATATGATCCTTCGATAAATTCATTCAGTCAAGTTGGTTCTCTTATTGATCATCCTCTGTTCTTGCAAAGTGAGATACAAG GTTGTCTTGATGTTGGTGATCCTAACTATGAATGTTCAATCTGTGGGGCGTGTTTCTGGTTATCAGAACGTGTTGAAAGAGACTCTACAGTTAATCGTCCTGTTTTTACTGTTTGTTGCTCAAAAGGAAAAATTCAGTTACCTTATCTCCGAAAGCCCCCAGATCTGCTATATAATTTGATTAACGGACATGATAGTATCTTTGCCTTCACGTCTCTTGGTGGTAAGGTTCTGGATTCAGTGAATGATGGGAGTGGTCCACCGCAGTTTATAATAACTGGTCAAAATTATCATCGGATTGGAAGTTTGCTCCCGGATCCTGGTCAGAAGCCTAAATTTGCTCAATTATATATATACGACACTCAGCATGAGATAATGCATAGGCAGGGAATCTTTCG GCAAACATCTGAGATAGATAAAGAATTGATAACTGAGTTGTTGCAAATGATCGATACTCATAATGTGATAGCACAGTTATTTCGAAGAGTCAGAGAATTCTATCAGTGTCATCCATCCGAgatcttctctttgaagttgtatTCGCATAGGAAGGTTGATCGAAGAACTTACAATACTCCCTCTTGTGACGAAGTTGCTGCTCTGATTGTTGGAGATTTTGATTCGTCGGATCATGGTCGTGACATTATTGTTCGATCTACTACTGGTCAGTTGCAACGTATCTATAAAACTCATGCTCTGTATTGGCCTTTACAGTATTCGTTGTTGTTTCCATATGGCGAGGATGGTTACCAGTTGAATATTCCTTATCGAGGTCAACAGGAGGGATATGTCCCTGGAAggagaacaagggtttctctcagGGAATTCATATGTTTTCGTCTGCAGATTAGGGAGCAAGAAGATGGAATTATTCACAAGTGTAGGCGATTATTTCAACAATTTGTTGTTGACTGTTTCACCATGATTGAGTCCCAGAGGTTGTATGAGATTAGAATGAAGCAAAGTGCAATTAGAGGAGAAGT